A window of Oncorhynchus nerka isolate Pitt River linkage group LG4, Oner_Uvic_2.0, whole genome shotgun sequence contains these coding sequences:
- the LOC115128329 gene encoding NADH dehydrogenase [ubiquinone] iron-sulfur protein 5-like, translating into MPFIDLQGKLGINMDKWMLIQGGEQPYKRAPRCHAFEKEWIECADGIGQTRAKKECKLEFEDFYECMHREKTHKRLYEIRKQRDKMVKEGTYQTPAHHTGAQADSRP; encoded by the exons ATGCCGTTCATCGACCTCCAGGGGAAGTTGGGTATCAACATGGACAAATGGATGTTGATCCAGGGTGGAGAGCAGCCATATAAACGTGCGCCGCGCTGCCACGCCTTTGAGAAGGAGTGGATCGAGTGTGCAGATGGCATTGGTCAGACACGTGCCAAAAAGGAGTGCAAGCTCGAGTTTGAGGACTTCTATGAGTGCATGCACAGAGAGAAGACG CACAAGAGGCTGTATGAGATCCGTAAGCAGCGGGACAAGATGGTGAAGGAGGGCACCTACCAGACCCCAGCTCACCACACTGGTGCTCAGGCTGACAGCAGGCCTTGA